From the Limosilactobacillus panis genome, one window contains:
- the purC gene encoding phosphoribosylaminoimidazolesuccinocarboxamide synthase: MEKLLYTGKAKQMWQTDDPEVLRVVYMDQATALNGKEKDHFAGKGKAANAISTLVFQYLIQHGIKTHFIKKLSDNEELVKKCTMVPLEFVTRNVIAGHFASRYGLKEGKVLATPVQETFFKSDKLDDPFINESATVALGIATHEELTQMWTVCQEVDTLLTHLFAKAGMQLVDFKLEFGHLSDGRIVLADEFSPDNCRLWDLKTNAHMDKDVYRRNLADLTTTYDKVLARLEEVIAEEQ; the protein is encoded by the coding sequence ATGGAAAAGTTACTGTACACCGGTAAGGCAAAACAAATGTGGCAAACCGACGACCCCGAAGTCTTACGGGTTGTCTACATGGACCAGGCAACTGCCCTAAACGGCAAGGAAAAGGATCACTTCGCTGGTAAGGGGAAGGCGGCAAACGCCATTTCCACCTTAGTTTTTCAATACTTAATCCAGCATGGCATCAAGACGCACTTCATCAAGAAACTTTCGGACAACGAAGAGCTGGTTAAGAAGTGCACGATGGTGCCACTTGAATTTGTTACCAGAAACGTTATCGCCGGGCACTTCGCCAGCCGTTATGGCCTGAAGGAGGGAAAGGTGCTTGCCACCCCGGTTCAGGAAACCTTCTTCAAGAGTGATAAGCTGGATGACCCCTTTATCAACGAATCCGCCACGGTTGCCTTAGGAATTGCGACCCATGAGGAACTCACCCAGATGTGGACGGTCTGCCAAGAAGTTGACACCCTATTAACCCACCTCTTTGCTAAGGCTGGGATGCAACTGGTGGACTTTAAACTGGAGTTTGGCCACCTCAGTGATGGGCGGATCGTGCTGGCCGATGAATTCTCCCCAGACAACTGCCGCCTGTGGGACCTTAAGACCAATGCTCACATGGACAAGGATGTTTACCGGCGGAACCTGGCCGATTTGACGACGACGTATGACAAAGTGTTGGCCCGGTTAGAAGAAGTAATTGCGGAGGAACAATAA
- the purF gene encoding amidophosphoribosyltransferase — MPAEIKGLNEECGVFGVFGAPDASQLAYYGLHTLQHRGQEGAGIVSSDGQHLYQHRDRGLLAAVFADPAELKRLVGNAAIGHVRYGTSGHNSIANVQPFLFRFHDGDVALAHNGNLTNAVTLRRQLEDEGAVFQSDSDTEILIHLIRKHIKEGFIPALKKSLNQVHGGFAYLLLQRDRMIAALDPNGIRPLCIGQLANGAYVVASETCALDIINARFIRDVQPGELIIIDKAGLHIDHYTTDTQLAICSMEYIYFARPDSIIHGVTVHNARKEMGRRLAQEHPVDADMVIGVPNSSLSAASGYAEEIGLPYEMGLIKSQYVARTFIQPTQALRERGVHLKLSAVRGVVNGKRVAVVDDSIVRGTTSKQIIKMLRDAGAKEVHMLIASPPFKFPCFYGIDISTRSELFAAHYSVEEMRQKIGADSLSFLSVDSLIKAINVPDAGDAPHGGLTVAYFNGDYPTPLYDYEAGYMKSLNEQEQRERKERTQR; from the coding sequence GTGCCAGCTGAAATCAAAGGATTAAATGAGGAATGCGGAGTCTTCGGTGTCTTTGGTGCCCCAGATGCCAGCCAGTTAGCCTACTATGGCTTACATACCCTCCAGCACCGGGGCCAGGAGGGGGCCGGAATCGTTTCTAGTGATGGCCAGCACCTTTATCAGCACCGTGACCGCGGCTTGTTAGCCGCGGTGTTCGCTGATCCGGCCGAACTAAAACGGCTGGTTGGGAATGCAGCAATCGGCCACGTCCGTTACGGGACCAGTGGTCACAACTCGATTGCTAACGTTCAGCCCTTCCTCTTCCGCTTTCATGATGGTGATGTCGCCCTCGCCCATAACGGTAACCTGACCAATGCGGTCACCCTGCGGCGCCAGCTTGAAGACGAGGGGGCGGTCTTCCAGTCCGATTCCGACACTGAAATCCTGATTCACCTGATCCGTAAGCACATCAAGGAGGGCTTTATCCCCGCCCTGAAGAAGAGCCTGAACCAGGTTCACGGCGGCTTTGCCTACCTGCTTTTGCAAAGGGACCGAATGATTGCCGCCTTAGACCCCAACGGTATTCGGCCCCTGTGCATCGGTCAGTTGGCCAACGGCGCGTACGTGGTGGCCAGTGAGACCTGCGCCCTTGACATTATTAACGCCCGGTTTATCCGCGATGTCCAACCGGGCGAGCTGATTATCATCGACAAGGCCGGTCTCCACATTGACCACTACACGACCGATACCCAACTGGCAATTTGCTCGATGGAGTACATCTACTTTGCCCGGCCGGATTCCATCATCCACGGGGTGACCGTTCACAACGCCCGCAAGGAGATGGGCCGGCGGCTAGCCCAAGAACACCCGGTCGATGCCGACATGGTAATCGGGGTGCCGAACTCATCGCTTTCGGCGGCTTCTGGGTATGCCGAAGAGATTGGATTACCTTACGAAATGGGGCTGATCAAGAGCCAGTACGTTGCTCGGACCTTCATCCAACCAACCCAGGCCCTCCGCGAACGGGGTGTCCACCTCAAGTTGTCCGCCGTCCGCGGGGTCGTAAACGGCAAACGGGTTGCCGTGGTTGATGATTCCATCGTCCGGGGAACCACCTCCAAGCAGATCATCAAGATGCTGCGCGATGCGGGTGCCAAGGAAGTTCATATGTTGATTGCCTCGCCCCCGTTTAAATTTCCGTGCTTCTACGGCATTGATATTTCAACCCGGTCGGAACTGTTTGCGGCCCATTACTCGGTTGAAGAGATGCGGCAAAAGATCGGGGCCGACTCCCTGAGCTTTCTAAGTGTGGACAGTCTGATCAAGGCTATCAACGTTCCAGATGCCGGGGATGCCCCGCATGGCGGCCTGACGGTGGCGTACTTTAATGGCGACTACCCGACGCCGCTTTACGACTACGAGGCTGGCTACATGAAGTCACTGAATGAACAGGAACAAAGGGAAAGAAAGGAGCGGACGCAGCGATGA
- the purH gene encoding bifunctional phosphoribosylaminoimidazolecarboxamide formyltransferase/IMP cyclohydrolase produces the protein MKRALVSVSDKTNLVPFVKGLVANDYEIVSTGGTKKVLDDAGVKTTSIEDVTHFPEILDGRVKTLNPYVHGGLLARRELPEHMATLKKLGITPIDLVVVNLYPFKETIEKPDVKLADAIENIDIGGPSMVRSAAKNYRDVTIVVDQADYDQVLAEIEDGGDTTLDTRAKLAAKAFRHTAAYDALISQYLTKQNGLEDPEKLTLTWNLKETMRYGENSHQQAWLYEDALPKSYSVLAAKQLHGKKLSYNNIKDADEALRCIREFDQPTVVAMKHMNPCGIGQGENLEQAWDRAYEADKVSIFGGVIALNRPVDLATAEKMHKIFLEIVIAPGFDDDAYAVLAKKKNIRLLTVDFSKKDEQPKHEVVSVMGGLLMQEQDVLNEDYHDWKCITDVKPTEDQLKTLMFAWKAVKHAKSNAIVVANDERTLGVGEGQPNRIDSLKIAVKHAGSAIDDRAVMASDAFFPFGDCVEFAGQHGIKAVVQPGGSIRDQESIDMANKYGIAMVTTGVRHFRH, from the coding sequence ATGAAGCGAGCATTGGTAAGCGTATCTGACAAGACAAACCTGGTTCCCTTCGTCAAGGGCCTAGTCGCAAACGACTACGAAATTGTTTCAACTGGTGGCACCAAGAAGGTCCTCGACGATGCCGGCGTAAAGACAACCAGCATTGAAGACGTGACCCACTTCCCAGAAATCCTGGACGGCCGGGTTAAGACCCTTAACCCATACGTCCACGGTGGCCTCTTAGCCCGGCGGGAGCTGCCGGAACACATGGCAACCCTGAAGAAGCTGGGCATCACCCCAATTGACCTGGTCGTAGTCAACCTCTACCCATTTAAGGAGACAATTGAAAAGCCGGACGTTAAACTGGCGGACGCCATTGAAAACATTGATATCGGGGGCCCATCAATGGTCCGGTCGGCCGCTAAGAACTACCGCGACGTCACCATTGTGGTTGACCAGGCGGACTATGACCAGGTCCTGGCCGAAATTGAAGATGGTGGGGACACCACCCTGGATACGCGTGCCAAGTTGGCGGCCAAGGCCTTCCGTCACACTGCGGCTTATGATGCCCTGATTTCCCAGTACCTGACCAAGCAAAACGGCCTGGAAGATCCGGAGAAGCTGACCCTGACCTGGAACCTCAAGGAGACGATGCGGTACGGTGAGAACAGCCACCAACAGGCCTGGCTGTACGAAGATGCTTTGCCGAAGTCGTACTCCGTCCTGGCCGCCAAGCAGCTCCACGGTAAGAAGCTTTCCTACAACAACATCAAGGATGCCGATGAGGCCCTCCGCTGCATTCGTGAGTTCGACCAGCCAACCGTGGTGGCCATGAAGCACATGAACCCGTGTGGTATTGGCCAGGGTGAAAATCTGGAACAGGCCTGGGACCGGGCATACGAAGCCGATAAGGTATCAATTTTTGGTGGGGTAATCGCCTTGAACCGTCCGGTCGACCTGGCAACTGCCGAAAAGATGCACAAGATCTTCTTGGAAATTGTCATTGCCCCCGGCTTTGATGATGACGCCTACGCGGTCCTGGCCAAGAAGAAAAACATCCGCCTGCTCACCGTCGACTTCAGTAAGAAGGACGAACAACCTAAGCACGAAGTTGTTTCGGTCATGGGGGGCCTTTTGATGCAGGAACAGGACGTCCTCAATGAGGATTACCACGACTGGAAGTGCATCACGGACGTTAAACCAACCGAAGATCAGCTGAAAACGCTGATGTTTGCCTGGAAGGCGGTCAAGCACGCCAAGTCCAATGCAATCGTCGTTGCCAATGATGAGCGGACTCTGGGCGTTGGCGAGGGGCAGCCAAACCGTATCGACTCCCTGAAGATTGCGGTTAAGCACGCCGGCAGTGCCATCGATGACCGGGCGGTAATGGCCAGTGACGCATTCTTCCCGTTTGGTGACTGCGTTGAATTTGCTGGTCAGCACGGCATTAAGGCGGTTGTCCAGCCTGGTGGTTCGATTCGGGACCAGGAATCAATTGATATGGCTAATAAGTACGGCATTGCAATGGTAACGACAGGTGTCCGGCACTTCCGGCACTAA
- a CDS encoding homoserine O-succinyltransferase, with protein MTANACNGLAISKGVWHNRHLTAPRQIVVLNLMPTKLTTELQFLKRFDDLSQEVALTFLYPATHRFKGTPVTELRAHYFNFYQVYDHHFDGLIITGAPVEQLPFDRVDYWREFCQIIRWANHHVQETLTECWAAQASLFVDFTIPKRLLKQKLFGIFTANLSPVQNSAGGLIKMPQSRHSASVLDRHHLPGDLRILADSKEAGPMILRSPGFHHTYITGHPEYDSDTLAKEYYRDQKKRRRIAAPQHYFINEAAGQVNYDWQTAAHTIYQNWLNTITN; from the coding sequence ATGACTGCCAATGCGTGTAACGGCTTAGCAATTAGTAAGGGGGTGTGGCACAACCGCCACTTAACAGCCCCCCGCCAGATCGTGGTGCTTAACCTAATGCCCACCAAGTTAACAACCGAGCTGCAGTTTCTTAAACGCTTTGATGACCTTTCGCAAGAAGTCGCCCTGACCTTCCTCTATCCGGCAACGCACCGCTTTAAAGGAACACCCGTTACCGAGTTGCGCGCCCACTACTTTAACTTCTACCAGGTTTATGATCACCACTTTGACGGTTTGATCATCACCGGCGCGCCGGTTGAGCAGCTGCCGTTCGACCGGGTCGACTACTGGCGTGAATTTTGCCAGATCATCAGATGGGCCAACCACCATGTTCAAGAGACCCTCACCGAGTGCTGGGCTGCCCAGGCAAGCCTGTTTGTCGACTTCACCATTCCCAAGCGGTTGCTTAAGCAAAAGCTGTTCGGCATCTTTACTGCCAACCTTTCCCCGGTCCAAAACAGCGCCGGGGGCCTGATCAAGATGCCACAATCACGGCACAGCGCAAGCGTCCTTGACCGGCACCACCTCCCCGGCGACCTGCGCATCCTCGCCGATAGCAAGGAGGCCGGCCCAATGATCCTGCGGTCGCCGGGCTTTCACCACACCTACATCACTGGTCACCCGGAATACGACAGCGACACCCTTGCTAAGGAATACTACCGGGATCAAAAAAAGCGGCGCAGGATCGCCGCACCGCAACACTACTTTATCAATGAGGCCGCGGGCCAGGTCAACTACGACTGGCAAACCGCTGCCCATACGATTTATCAAAACTGGTTAAACACAATTACCAACTAG
- the purS gene encoding phosphoribosylformylglycinamidine synthase subunit PurS, whose amino-acid sequence MTKVRIFVTYKPSVFDPQGDTIKKTIHALGHDEVADVQVGKFFDLTIDAQVDQVAKTVKEVAEKLLVNFNMETYTYQVIEEN is encoded by the coding sequence ATGACTAAAGTTCGGATTTTCGTCACCTACAAGCCATCAGTTTTTGACCCCCAGGGTGACACGATCAAAAAAACCATTCATGCTTTGGGACACGATGAAGTTGCCGACGTTCAGGTTGGTAAGTTTTTCGACCTCACCATTGATGCCCAGGTTGACCAGGTTGCTAAGACCGTCAAGGAGGTTGCGGAAAAGCTACTGGTCAACTTCAATATGGAAACTTACACTTACCAAGTCATTGAGGAAAATTAA
- the purM gene encoding phosphoribosylformylglycinamidine cyclo-ligase codes for MNRYQEAGVDVNAGYNLVKRIRNAVSSTNRPGVVGGIGSFGGLFDLGVLHVKHPILVSGTDGVGTKLLIAQRMNKHDTIGIDVVAMCVNDVLAQGAEPLFFLDYIATGHNDPAKMAEIVSGVADGCRQAGAALVGGETAEMPDMYAQDEYDLAGTVTGVVEKSAMLTAALPQEGDVLLGLPSSGLHSNGFSLVRQILFKDHHVDLGDRPADLGGQSVGAAILAPTKIYVDAVLPLIRQKRIHGIGHITGGGLIENVPRMFNDDLQAVIDSQAWPQLPVFNYLRRLGDLPLADCWQTFNMGIGLVLAVAPEQVAAVEADLTKRNQKAYRIGRLQARPAGAAKIEIK; via the coding sequence ATGAACCGTTATCAAGAAGCCGGCGTTGACGTTAACGCGGGTTACAACCTGGTGAAGCGGATTAGAAACGCCGTGAGTTCAACGAACCGGCCGGGCGTGGTCGGCGGAATCGGCAGTTTCGGCGGGCTCTTCGATTTGGGCGTGTTACATGTGAAACACCCCATCCTCGTTTCCGGAACGGACGGGGTCGGGACCAAACTGCTGATTGCCCAACGGATGAACAAGCACGACACGATCGGCATCGACGTGGTGGCCATGTGTGTCAATGACGTCTTGGCCCAGGGTGCCGAGCCACTCTTCTTTCTCGACTACATCGCCACCGGCCACAACGATCCAGCCAAGATGGCGGAAATCGTGAGCGGGGTGGCCGACGGCTGCCGGCAAGCGGGCGCGGCATTGGTCGGTGGTGAGACTGCCGAGATGCCGGATATGTACGCACAAGACGAGTACGACCTGGCGGGGACCGTCACCGGCGTGGTTGAAAAGTCGGCCATGCTGACGGCGGCCCTTCCGCAAGAAGGGGATGTCTTGCTGGGCCTACCATCGTCGGGTCTCCACTCCAACGGCTTTTCACTCGTGCGGCAGATCCTGTTTAAAGACCACCACGTTGACCTTGGCGACCGGCCGGCAGACCTCGGCGGGCAAAGCGTTGGTGCGGCAATCCTCGCTCCCACCAAGATTTACGTTGATGCGGTCCTGCCCCTGATTCGGCAAAAGCGCATTCACGGGATTGGCCACATCACCGGTGGGGGACTAATTGAAAACGTCCCGCGGATGTTTAACGACGACCTGCAAGCGGTCATCGACAGTCAGGCCTGGCCGCAGTTGCCGGTATTCAACTACCTACGGCGGCTTGGTGACCTACCGCTAGCTGATTGTTGGCAAACCTTCAACATGGGAATTGGCCTGGTTTTGGCGGTTGCTCCCGAACAGGTGGCAGCGGTCGAAGCAGACCTGACAAAGCGTAACCAGAAAGCGTACCGGATTGGCCGCCTGCAAGCCCGGCCAGCCGGTGCCGCCAAGATTGAGATTAAGTGA
- the purQ gene encoding phosphoribosylformylglycinamidine synthase subunit PurQ, with protein sequence MKIAVIVFPGSNCDIDIYEALSSVCGADVDYVSHKQASLAGYDAVMLPGGFSYGDYLRAGAIARFAPVMKAVIEMAHAGQPVFGTCNGFQILTEAGLLPGGLKRNDSQQFICKTVPLEVVNNQTLFTSQYQAHERIALPIAHADGSYYADQATLDELEANHQVVFRYAEENPNGSLRNIAGITNRQGNVLGMMPHPERAVEAILGNTDGLRLFKSLLANGSVKVEE encoded by the coding sequence ATGAAAATTGCGGTAATCGTATTTCCCGGTTCAAATTGTGACATTGATATTTACGAAGCACTCAGCAGCGTATGCGGCGCCGACGTGGACTACGTTTCCCACAAGCAGGCGAGCTTGGCTGGCTACGACGCGGTGATGCTGCCCGGGGGCTTCTCATACGGTGACTACTTACGGGCGGGAGCGATTGCCCGCTTTGCTCCGGTGATGAAGGCCGTTATTGAGATGGCCCATGCTGGCCAACCGGTTTTTGGGACCTGCAATGGTTTCCAAATCCTGACGGAGGCGGGCCTCTTACCCGGCGGCCTGAAGCGCAACGACAGTCAGCAGTTCATCTGCAAAACCGTGCCCCTGGAAGTGGTTAATAACCAGACCCTTTTTACCAGCCAGTACCAGGCACACGAGCGGATTGCCCTCCCCATCGCCCACGCTGATGGCAGCTACTATGCGGACCAGGCGACGCTTGATGAACTGGAAGCAAACCACCAGGTCGTCTTTCGCTATGCCGAGGAGAACCCGAACGGCAGCCTGCGCAACATTGCCGGGATCACGAACCGGCAAGGGAATGTCTTAGGAATGATGCCCCACCCGGAGCGGGCCGTTGAGGCAATCCTTGGTAACACGGATGGGCTTCGCCTGTTCAAGTCCCTGTTAGCAAACGGCAGTGTAAAAGTGGAGGAATAA
- the purL gene encoding phosphoribosylformylglycinamidine synthase subunit PurL has translation MKQAMTPEEIKEKKPYLDWSLSEDEYNYISEKLLGRLPNYTETGLFSAMWSEHCSYKKSKPVLCLFPNKNARVLQGPGEGAGVVDIDDGQAVVFKAESHNHPTTVEPYQGAATGIGGILRDIFSMGARPVASLDSLHFGELDNNTTRMKVTGTVRGIGDYGNCMGIPTVAGETTFDPCYQGNVLCNAMSVGLMDQKDIQKGKAAGIGNAVMYVGAKTGRDGIHGATFASADFSDENATQRSAVQVGDPFMEKLLLEACLEVITKHPDWLVGIQDMGAAGIVSSSAEMASEGKSGMELDLDLVPQRETGMSAYEIMLSESQERMLLCVNKGHEEDVKKIFDDYDLDAVTIGRITAGHQYVLHHDGQVVCDIPVASLTDDVLEEASEEKKPARITKAEGQPAWRPQITNAEETLRRLLQQSTVADKQCLYQQYDSQVRTCTVVGPGSDAGVIRVRGTKKGLAMTTDGNGRFVYLSPKVGGKIALVEAACNIVAAGAEPLAITDCLNYGDPNDPEIFWELHQSVQGMADACRALDTPVISGNVSLYNENNGHAIHPTPMVGMVGLIKDIDRVVPSFAQHAGDHVYLIGKTADDFAGSELQKMVQGDISGALNDVDLDRIHDNLRHLLSEMQAGHVASAHDLSEGGLGVALSETLFKTDLGMDLDLRDLTAAQLFSETPGRLVVTVPEEQVAVFEKSLGDNAKHIGTVTNTHWLEAHLADAEVNQNVTELQRLWEEALPCQLKSKD, from the coding sequence ATGAAGCAAGCAATGACACCGGAAGAAATCAAAGAAAAGAAGCCCTACCTGGACTGGAGCCTGAGCGAGGACGAGTACAACTACATCAGTGAAAAGCTGCTGGGCCGCCTGCCTAACTACACTGAGACGGGGCTCTTTTCCGCCATGTGGAGTGAACACTGTTCTTACAAGAAGTCCAAGCCAGTCCTCTGCCTGTTCCCAAACAAGAATGCCCGCGTTTTGCAGGGCCCTGGTGAGGGTGCCGGGGTAGTTGATATCGACGATGGCCAGGCCGTCGTTTTCAAGGCGGAAAGCCACAACCACCCGACGACCGTGGAGCCCTACCAAGGGGCCGCAACCGGGATCGGGGGAATTTTAAGAGACATCTTCAGCATGGGGGCCCGTCCCGTGGCATCGCTTGATTCCCTTCACTTTGGCGAACTTGACAATAACACAACCCGGATGAAGGTCACCGGAACTGTCCGAGGAATCGGTGACTACGGTAACTGTATGGGGATCCCGACCGTTGCTGGTGAGACCACCTTTGATCCCTGCTACCAGGGCAACGTTTTATGTAACGCGATGAGCGTTGGCCTGATGGACCAAAAGGACATCCAAAAGGGGAAGGCCGCCGGTATCGGTAACGCGGTCATGTACGTCGGTGCCAAAACCGGTCGGGATGGCATTCATGGGGCCACCTTTGCCTCCGCTGACTTTAGTGACGAAAACGCCACCCAGCGTTCGGCCGTCCAGGTGGGGGACCCGTTCATGGAAAAACTCCTGCTCGAAGCTTGCCTGGAAGTGATCACCAAGCACCCCGACTGGCTGGTCGGCATCCAGGACATGGGGGCCGCCGGCATCGTTTCCTCAAGTGCGGAAATGGCTTCCGAGGGGAAGAGCGGGATGGAATTAGACCTCGACCTGGTTCCCCAGCGGGAGACGGGGATGTCCGCTTACGAAATTATGCTGAGCGAGTCCCAGGAACGGATGCTCCTCTGTGTTAACAAGGGCCACGAGGAGGACGTTAAAAAGATTTTTGACGACTACGACCTCGATGCCGTCACGATTGGCCGGATCACGGCGGGTCATCAGTACGTCCTCCACCACGATGGCCAGGTTGTGTGTGACATTCCGGTGGCTAGTTTGACCGACGATGTCCTGGAAGAAGCCAGCGAAGAAAAGAAGCCGGCCCGGATTACCAAAGCGGAAGGGCAACCGGCATGGCGGCCCCAGATTACGAACGCGGAAGAGACCCTGCGGCGCCTCCTCCAGCAGAGCACGGTGGCCGACAAGCAATGCCTCTACCAGCAATACGACTCCCAGGTCCGGACCTGCACCGTGGTGGGCCCCGGGAGTGACGCCGGTGTTATCCGGGTGCGCGGCACCAAGAAGGGCCTGGCAATGACAACTGATGGCAACGGCCGCTTTGTTTACCTGAGCCCTAAGGTTGGTGGCAAGATTGCCCTGGTGGAAGCGGCCTGCAACATCGTCGCTGCCGGGGCCGAGCCACTGGCGATTACCGATTGCCTGAACTACGGTGACCCTAACGATCCCGAAATTTTCTGGGAGCTCCACCAGTCGGTTCAGGGGATGGCTGATGCCTGTCGGGCCCTTGACACCCCCGTCATTTCCGGAAACGTGTCTTTGTACAACGAAAACAATGGGCACGCCATTCACCCAACGCCGATGGTCGGCATGGTGGGCCTAATCAAGGATATTGACCGGGTTGTACCATCGTTTGCTCAGCACGCTGGGGACCACGTTTACCTGATTGGAAAAACCGCTGATGATTTTGCCGGGTCCGAATTACAAAAGATGGTCCAGGGCGACATCAGCGGGGCCCTAAACGACGTTGACCTTGACCGTATCCACGACAACTTGCGGCACTTACTGAGTGAAATGCAGGCCGGCCACGTCGCCAGTGCCCATGACCTCAGTGAAGGCGGCCTAGGGGTGGCCCTCAGCGAAACCCTCTTTAAGACTGACCTGGGAATGGACCTGGACCTGCGTGACCTCACCGCCGCCCAGTTGTTCAGCGAAACCCCTGGTCGGCTGGTGGTTACCGTTCCCGAAGAGCAGGTGGCAGTCTTTGAGAAATCTCTCGGCGACAATGCCAAGCACATCGGGACGGTTACCAACACCCACTGGCTTGAGGCCCACCTGGCGGATGCGGAGGTCAACCAAAACGTTACCGAACTACAACGGCTGTGGGAGGAGGCTTTACCGTGCCAGCTGAAATCAAAGGATTAA
- the purN gene encoding phosphoribosylglycinamide formyltransferase, producing MKVAIFASGNGTNFEELTRHFQAGDLPGELALLFCNHPDAPVMDRAKRLGVPAVSFTVKSCGGKAAYEDKLLGVLKEKQIDFIVLAGYLRVVGPTILNEYDHRIVNLHPAWLPEYPGLHSIERAFNDHQKQTGVTVHYIDANLDSGPIIAQCHVPILANDTVATLEERVHATEHQLYPLALREALIAAGEKE from the coding sequence ATGAAAGTGGCAATTTTTGCATCGGGCAACGGGACCAACTTTGAAGAGCTCACCCGTCATTTCCAGGCGGGCGACCTGCCCGGCGAGCTGGCCTTGCTCTTTTGTAACCACCCGGACGCCCCAGTGATGGACCGGGCCAAGCGACTGGGGGTCCCGGCCGTAAGCTTTACGGTCAAGTCCTGCGGGGGAAAGGCAGCTTATGAAGATAAGCTCCTCGGTGTGCTTAAGGAAAAGCAGATTGACTTTATCGTCCTTGCCGGCTACCTTCGGGTGGTGGGCCCGACAATCCTCAACGAATATGACCACCGGATTGTGAACCTCCACCCCGCCTGGTTACCGGAATACCCGGGATTACACTCAATCGAACGGGCCTTCAATGACCACCAAAAGCAAACCGGGGTCACGGTCCACTACATCGACGCAAACTTGGATTCGGGACCAATTATTGCCCAGTGCCACGTGCCCATCCTGGCAAATGATACGGTGGCAACATTGGAAGAACGGGTCCACGCAACAGAACACCAGCTTTACCCATTAGCATTACGAGAAGCTTTGATTGCAGCAGGAGAAAAGGAGTAA